The following DNA comes from Cololabis saira isolate AMF1-May2022 chromosome 7, fColSai1.1, whole genome shotgun sequence.
TGCACACACAAAGTAGGGGATGCGTATTTTGACCAGTTTTCatcattataaaaataaaatgttaataaaaatTGACTATGAaggttgttttttggggggggggggatttgaaatgaaaatacaaatattttcttattttttgtataattctATTCTAtgtgaaaacacaaaaattcCAACTTGTTTGATGAATCATTAATGTTTCTATCTTTTTTGCGAGGGTTCAGGGGTTTGGAAAGAGAATTTGGTGAAGAACAAAGAATTTTATTCTAATTCAATCAGCATTAAACATGAAACTGTCAATGTTGAAAAGGATGGAAAAAGATCCAGCTGCCCTCATCTTTCAAACAAAATCTTTCAACTTTCAAAGTTCAACTAAATTTGGCTAATTTCTTCAGTTATTTTAACTTTAAGAGAAAAGGAATTAAGGGTTTGTGACATCGAGTGCTAGAAATTCTGAGCAATTATCGCCAATCATCATTGATATCAACTGAATGTTACAACAAGAAAGTTGTTGTAGAAACTAACATAATTTCTGAGAAGTAAATATAatgtaaaatattttatttcaagaaGTTTTGGTCACATGAAATACCAAAAAAATTGTATAATAAGAGTAAAAGTAAATTAGAACTGATGTGTGACCAACTGATATCAAagcggaaataaaaaaaactggcagttcatcaactgaccactgggggctgaCTCAAAGGCAAGTCAATATCCATTAAAGACTTTGATTAGCAGTCGGCATGGCTGGCAATTATAACTTAATCATCAGTCATCATCCTGGTACGTAACATTCCTAACAAGCTAGGCCTAAACGGTCATTTCACCATTTTTTCCACtgaaagaacatctgaaacacaaTATTTCCTGGCAGCTTCACGGCTCCTGCATTGTAGGTCGGCTGAAGGTCCTGGAAGCTgcggctaactttgattgacataaggtgggtgtgttccttgttctaCCCATGATGCCCCACAGTACAAGGAAAAATAAAGGTTTCAAAAGCTCTTTTCAGAAAACCTTATAACTGAGGCAATTATCAGATTTACTACTACAGCTGTTTGAAGTGAGCGCTAGGTTGTCATCGTACTGCAGCTAATCCGAATAATTTGAGATTCTGCGGGTCTTTGGCGGGCAGATGCTTCCCATTCACCATCTTCAATAACAAGACAGAGTAAAGATCTATAGTTCATTTTCAATACCTGCAAATAATCATACAGAAAAATCATGTTATCGTTAGTCTTTTCTTACATTAGCTACATCCTCGTCTCACAGGGATTGGCGGATCAACATAGATCAGTAGAACATGAATGTAGCGTCATTTCAAGTTATTTTGATAACTTGGTAAATAACAATCCAAAGTATGTTTTATGTGACATACTAGTCAGATATTGAAGAAATGCCACAAATCtcatgaaatatttaaaaatgaccACCCAATTTGAGGTAAAGCTCTTTAGTGGGGGAATTCCTGAGAGACAGAAATGATCAAGGCAAGCAGTGATAATAAAAATATTGGTGTGCAGCATTTGTTTTAGATAGATCTTGTGGTTCATTTTGTCCACGGCTTTACAATTtcattttctaattcttttcGTCGGACAGAGTCATCAGAGTCACCATAAGtggtgactctgatgaaggaagaagtaatcgccgaaacatgtcaggtatttcaaaacctaaatattgttgtctgacgaaaagaataaaagaattaGGGTGTCGGTTAGTTTAGGGCCAGTTGTTGCATCCATTAAACTAATATTTAATGGAGCCCGCATGAAGCCAGACGTAGAGGACACATGTTTTGATGTCTCAGAAGAATaaaactgataaataaagatTTTCTAAATTATCAGtagcatttttttatgttttaaatgttaaagaaCAAACATTTTGGTCTGGACATTTGGTCAAGATTTTGGTCTGTTTatgttttagaaaaaaaaagaagaatttgaTTTTTTATAATCATACACCAAGTAATGTCTTGAAGTATTGGTAATGTTAGAAAAttcataaaaacattacaaatacTTTCTATATTTGTGTACACAACAAAACTTTTCTAAAAAATAGCAATAGTGAAATACTAATCCTAAAACACCTTGCTATCAGATAGATATAGAAATCATTAACGCTGCCCAGCCTCCAGGAGATTTTAGCACATCAATAATAAAAACTAGTTAAAGATTATGAAAACATTTCTTCAATTCGTGTTTAAAAATGCGCTAGAGTGTGATAGGAACTACACCCAATCATCCGTAAACTCTTCAAAAGGCCAGTTAAAGaagtttttcctccttttttggaCAGGTGAACAGAAGGTAAGAGAACTGATTAAGAAATTGAATTTAGTCTTCCCCCTGGAATATAACAGGATACTAAATATTAGCTTAACAATATTTCTACACCAAATTTGTTTGACTTCAGCTAAAGTAAGACCGCTTTGATTAGAAATGCAGCTGTACCCACTTACAGTATTTCTAATCGTAAATGCTGTTAAACTTCAGCAACGCGAGCAGATTGTGGAAACAGACTAGTCACTCAGCTCAACATAGAACCAGTTCAGAAACAGATGTGGAAACCTGATGGACTTTCATCTCAGGCAGTGATTCACTGTCGGTAAGTAAAAGTAACGTCTGTTTTGAGCTCAAGTTGCTTCAGACTGATCTGGGATTGAAAACAGGGCAACACTCagcaaattaattaaaatagcttgacagaaataaacagaactCTATTTGCAGTATATCTAACAATAACTCCGGGGTCAAATTAAATCAAGCTTTTCTAATCATTATGACCCCATATTTCTACAATTATTGGACCAGTCTGTTCACATTAGCTGTTCTGAGATATTCTTAGATACCTGCTGCAGCCTGTGGTACACTCTGAACAGATAAGATTTAGTGCAAGCTGTTATCCTTTCATTGATTTTCCTTTTGCGATCTGACTGGAGGAGATGCAGATAAACAGAACTAGAAACTCAGAAAACGAGATTAATCTCTACAGCATCTCGGACGTGGACTGTGCAAAAGCGCGTTTTACTCTGACGTGAGGCTGACATTTCTTGTTCTGAACGCACAGACAGGTTTCTGAATCAAATCCTCATGTGTCGATACATGATCCACAGTTTTGTCAGCAAAAACCAATCAAAATCTTGCCAAACAAGTTGGAGGAGGGGAACGTGGATTAGCTATTTGGAGGgtaaacaattaaaaaagaaggCAAGCAGAGGCAGTTGGTCCTCGGTTTGCTGATGGGAGCGCAGGAAAGCACAGCGACATCAACAAACATGTTTGTTCGATTTAAAAAGTGGGTactgacaacaaaaataaagttaatGCTGACTTCAAAGCTGGTGTCCAAGTCTGCCGAAGGCAGAACAACAAAAGGGATCGGAATAGGCCGCTGTGGGGCAGGAGCTTTAAACAAGGATCGGATCATTCAGAGAAGACTGAAATGATTTTATTTTCCCATTCGCATGCTGTACAAAATTatgataaaaacattaaaagttacatttggcccccAAAATGCATCATATCTACAATTACAAATTGGCTTCATTGTGAACAACTAGTAATGTTAATTTTCATGAGCAGAACATCTGACTACAAATGTAAAAACTCCACTTTGCTGTTTCTCCAAATCCAAATGTTAAGTTGCATAAGTGGAAATGGTCTACATGAACTAGAAGGCATTATGTCCTTGAAGGAACAGCAGAGATCACGtttagttttattgttttttacatCAGTGTTGTAGAAACCAAATCAAACGTTCCTTATGCCCTCACGAGGAAAACCCAAATGAAAAGCACAGACTGGAGTCGTCAAACGGCATCAGTTCAGGGTCAGGATCCGACTTGCACAAATGTAGTTTCAGAAAGTTAACAAAAGTCTTTACAGCAATGTGAAATATCAATATGATATATTTTCTTTGATTCACAGATTTGTAAACCTTTTCTTTGATGTGTTACAAGACGTCTAAGACAAGCAAATGACTTTGGTGTTCTGCAGCTACAGGCTCCAAAAAAAGTTCAAGACTTCATTCCTGTACTTGGAATCAGCCAGGGCGAACCAACAGTGGTCTTCATTGCTCACGAGTAACAATCTTTACAGAGGGCTGTTCACGAGAAGATGCTGGTTCATAAGTAGTTCTGTTTATTACAACAATTTTCATTATAGTGGctataaacaaaaatatatgaTATGAGATGGCACTGATAGGAAATATCTGTGTATAATTGTAAACTAATCTGGAGTTAGGAGCTCTTTCTCAAAATGTAACACATATATTTAAATCTCGAGGACATTCGCATACATTTTTGTAAAACCAGCACAGCAAAGCCTTGGCACTGATTCGCAGCAGCTTAGCCAAGTTTATGAAATTCTTGATCGGTTGAGAATGTGGAGAATGCGCAGTGCATTCCAGTTTCAGTACAAGTCCTCCCCAGTGGGCAGACATGTCCACTAATGATAGAAACAATGGCTCATGGGCAGAGCTCCGTCTGTGTTTCCCTCTGAAGAAAAAATCTGGAGAgcagagcgaaagaaagaaaatgaaaacatgACTCTCCAAGGATGTGTCCTCgatctgttgttttgtttgtccacTCCCTCTTTCTCGGTTCAGTTATTTGTTTCTCGCGCCGTCGTGAGACAACGTGCTCAAGGCAATTTCACCACCACCACGCAGGCGCCCGCCCTTCCGATGTTGAGTGGGACCTCCTACAGGACGACAGAGAGGTTAACATGCAGCTTTTCATCAGAGGCGGTCTTCAAAAACTCTGATTCCTCTTGATCCAGATAAAAAGGTTACACTGCTAAGATTGGAAGAAGCTAATATGAAAAAAAGACTATGAAATATTGATGGGCTTCAGTGGCTTCCTCGGTTTTATGTTCCTGTGGGATGTTAACTGAAGCTTTAATCTTACAAAGAAGTACTTCTTGTAGGGCATCTACAGCTCCAGATGAATCCTTTTAAACGTCAGAAGTTAGAGTTAATAAAAGAGAATTTAACTGTGATGTTTTTATACGTATCATAAGAACATCATAAAATGTATAATCAGGAGAATACGCAAGTGTGCTGCAATCGCTGCAGAAAATGAACTGCAGGAATTACCTCTGTCCACTCGTTGCTCTGCGCATCGTAGGACTCCACAGTGTTCAGATACGACTGGCCATCGTATCCGCCCACTGCGTAGAGCCTGTCGCCCAGCAGGCAGacgcccacagcgtccctggGGACGCCGAGGGAGGACACGGTGGTCCACGTGTCCGTCTTTGGGTCATACCTGCAAATGCAATGTTTGATCAAACTGACTCTTCCAGCCTGTTGTTCCAAATTCCCAAAAGTAAATAGCAATTCCATCCCCCGCTGAATGGTTGGGCCTCTTTAATCACCGATGTCTGAGAGTGATAACGGCCTAGGTCTTTTCACCCAAAGAGAAATGCCACACGCTGATTTTTATGAGTTACTCTGTGTGGCTATTGATGATGAAATCACTTAGATTTGATGGAAAAAATGGGTTAAAGTTGTTTGCATTTAACTTGAGTGACAGAAAATGTTTTCAGATTGCAGTAACAtaataaaaaactttaaaaaaaatcataagagATTAATCTCCACAGCTGCTGCCCTTAGTTGGGCTGGATAATTTtaagatatattcaaatgttcaaaCAGAATGTAACATGACTGAAAAGATccggttgtatttcatttcatCATACGCTAAAAAGAGTTACACATTTAACTTATTCTAGATCAAATTCAGCTTCAGATGGACCGTTCCGTCCACCAGATGGTGCCAGATACCGTACAATGAAACTGTGTAAAACCTGAGCCCTTCTGTTGAGTAACATGGGATTTATGATTCTAGGCTTGCATGATGAAACATGCACAAAGAGGGTGTGGAGCAGAAAACGTTCCTCTCACTCTGTTGCTCTGAGGAGTACGTCTAACCCAGTAATGAGCCGACTGACCTCTCAACAAAATCGGAAAGTCGAGAACAGTGGTTGGAAGCAGGGGCGTCGTGTCCACCTACAGCATACAGGAAATTGTTGTAGGTCGCTACACCCACTCCTCCCCTCCGCTTGGCCATGGGCGCACACATGCTCCACTTGTTGGTGTGCGGATCAAAGCACTCCATCGACCTCAAACACGAGCTGCCATCCCGACCTCCGACTGCAAACAGTCTGAGAAATGAAACAAATGGTTCAAAATCTTGAATGGTTGACATAAAGTACAGCTGACATTTCTAGAAaaagttttttagtttttttttaagtgacagAATAGTGGtgattgatttttaaaagaTACAGCTGCGGTGGGGAGCAGGCCTTTTCGTTgagatcatctttttttccctaaAAAGATCACTCGGTGTTTCAAGTGTTTATAGCTCACAGGCCCAACAGGAATAGAGGCTGGGGAAGCTGGTTCCTCCTTCTCTACGCTTGACCTAGCTGCAAAAATAACACGGCAATCAACTTTTATACTGAATATTGGACATAGCTGAGCAGCAGCAACACATTTTCTCGTTTCACACAAACATACCCAAACATCTGAAGAAAGGACCGGAATTACACACTAGAGACAGAGTgttgaaatgcatttaaaataaactgaaGGGTAGGAGGAGTTTGCTCCGCGGTGTGGTCATGGAAGAAGGTTCCCGCTCCAAATCTCAGCTGGGGCGTTTCTCTAAGGAATTTCTCTCTAAACTGTTACTAAGTGTGAATATGTGCACTATTACACACTTGTCTTTTCCAGAGATACACGGATGAGCTGGTGGGCTGCTTTATAGCGTGCTGCCTGCGTTCTGATTATGAACAAGAGATGAAAGATAGTAAACCAGGTGTTCACTGAGACAACAGATGAGATGAGTCTGTCTGCAAAAGGACGGAGCAGACTATACTTCTTGAGGACGTTTAGGTCAGTTTGTGTTTGCAGCAGCATACAACACAAGTCTGCTGTGGGGAGTGCAGTTTCATCTGCGGTTGTCTGTTGGGGGAGCGGCATCACAGCTAGTGACTCAAACAAGCCGAACAAAACTGATGAAGGACGCCGGTTCTGCTCTGGAGACTGCTGATCACAGAATAACAAAAGATGCACAAGCTTCTAAACAAAAAGGGGCAACACAAAACACCCTTTAAACAACACAGTTCACAGACTGAACTTTCTTCAGGCTTCTGCAGTAAGCTCCACGACAGAAGATCCTCTCTGCCTCCAACAACAGCTTTACACTATGAATCCTTTCAGTCGCGGTTTATTCTTCatgatttttattattcattatttataCTGCAACCTCATTTATTATATTGATAAATATATAGTGCCTgtccaaacaaaaacaaaaatcaccaTCTGGATTTAACTAATCAAATCGGTAAGAGCCTCTCGTTGGATATTTAGTGAATGGATGATTCTGTTTCAGTTTCCTTTAAAACATCCAAGGAGATTGCTGACACTACAAAAATTGGGTTAAAAATGTCCAATGCATTAACAACATCTGGAAGGATAGTCAGGAACCAtccaaaaggaaaaaatgtattGGGAAAAAATCTTGAATGGTCGTGGTCAGCAATAACTTAAACgtgtgaaaacaaataaaaaaacaacagtagaACTCACACCTATGTTGAAGTAGTGAAAGTAAGATCATTTCCAAACGCAAAATGTGAAGGAATCTTGAGGGATTGGGACTAAACAGCTGTGTGGCCTTAAGAAAACTACTTATCGGTGAGGCCAATCAAAAAAAAGGGCTTCAATCGCCAGGGAGCGTAAAGATAAGACTCTTGATTAGTggaagaaggtcatgtggtcaaATGAATCCAGATGTACCCTGTTTCAGAGTGATGGACACATCAGGGTAAGAAGAGAGGCAAATGAAGCCATGCATCCATCATGCCTTGTGTTTACTGTACAAGCTGTGGGGGCAAGGCTATGATCCGGGGTTGCTGCAGTTTGTCAGGTCTCGGTTCAGCAACGTTATTCCCAGACTTGAATATACTGAATGACCAGGCAATTCCatcaatgtatttttttagtTCCTGACAGCACAGGCATATTCCAAGAAGAGTGGTTCGCTTCACACATCATTTTCACTCCTATTGGCCACCAGAGTCCAAGACTTTAACCCCATTGAGAATCTTTGGGATGTGCTCGAgcataaaataataatgcaacttTGGGCAGAAATAAATGTTGAAAAATTGAAGAATCTTATCGGAATGATGCCACAGCAAATGTGTGCTATAATTAAAAGACTTCTTTTTTCGGCAGACAgcatattttaaaaaattgaattgaattgaattgaattgaagcacTATCCTGTCCCAGGTACCCTGCCTTTCCCCCTAGGAGAGTTGGGATGGGCTCCAGCCGATCTAGATcatagatggatgaatgaatgaacgactATCCTCTCAAATATATCATTCGTCACATGTTGGTAGCTGGGTTAGCTTCAGCCTCCGACAGCCCATGGTGAAGTGGAtgtaatgcttttattttgtttgaatgCTATCTTTTTTAAAAGGCCATACCAACTGTGGTTTTGgagaattttaattttaatttgtgtctttttttctaCAATGTGCAATGAATattcaaatgatcaaatcttgTAGTAAAGgggtatatttatttatgtggcTTGGAATTgagtaagataaataaataaattaaataaatacaaatcagacaagactgaaaaaaacaaaagaccaCAGTGCAAAAGAAGCAAAGTCAATACAAGGAATAAGCACAAATGtaggaatgaaaaaaaattgatttgtaAAATGGTTTTTTTCTAAGCTTTTCCTAAAAGAATATATTTTTCTTAGAAGAGTTTTGAGATAGGTTACGAGTATATCTGGTTCACGAGGCACTGAGCCCCATAGTGTGGGGGCTCAAAAAGCAAAAGATTTAAGGTGAGCTGGGATAACCACTCGGGCTCAAACTGTGGATCTAAGGACTCAGGAGGGCATACTCCATGTCAATAACATCAGCTGGTATTTAAGAGAAAGGCCAGTCAAGACTAAAGTAACAGCAGGTACTTCAActtaaagaaaaaggaaagttaTTTATCTTTGACATGAAATGTTTACATATGACACTACCATGGACTTCCAGTAATGTGTAGGAAGTCACTTCACGTTCATTAAAATACTGGTATTTGGGATATTTCCCACTTTGTAAATCAGAATGTTCATTTGACCAGGCCTTATCAAAGGTATACTCTCAATTCTTTCTTGTTGTATAGATTATTGGTATTTGCTCGCCAATTTGCTCTTTGCTGGCTCCAATCATCATCAAATCTCAAAGAAACCAGAAGTAAATACACATGAACTGGACAGTAAAGCTGGAAATTCATCCGTAGGAGTCAGTAGAGATGGGGCAAAGGAACTTACTTTCCATTGAGAGCCGTGACTCCCATCGTGCTCCGTGGAGTGGACATGCTGGCCACGTAGTTCCACTGCCTGGCTTGTGGATCCCAGCGCTCCACCGTGTTGAGGTAGCTCCAACCATCATGGCCTCCTACAGCGTACATGGGGCCCTCAAGCACCGCGATACCTACAGGAACAGGAAACGAAGAGAAGAGTTGGCTATTTAGAAGATGAATCACAAACACTTGTGCTTTAGACCAAGgtaataaatatgttttgttctcttttttgaTGTATGTGTACTGTATGTCTGGGCTAGACAAAAGCATAGTgcattttttattgtatatttattgacatatgctccacccatccatcattcaACTGTTTACTCTTATTCAGTGTCACAGGAATCTGCTGGGTCGGGTGAAAGGCACGGAAACATCCTGTCCTGACAGGTCTTTTGTCATGCTTTCACATAGAAAATAAACACTAATCCTAGAATATAAACATCCATATTCCTTATGTAGggtaaattaaacaaaaataaactataCCCAATTCTTATCGTGGTGTAGAAAGTAATGAAAAGTAAATCTTGGTGAATAGTCCATAacaaaaaagttattttcaGCTGTTCTTAGAGAGACAGAAGGCAGGTATGCTTCTCATTTTAGAGCAGAATGAGTCACAGCGGAGCAAATCTATTCAGAAAACAGGAAGACGATAAAACCACGTTGTTATTCCTCATGACCAAGTCACAGAGGAAAGCGGTTTCCACCAGAAACAATGCAGTGCCTGTTTAAACacaatggattttttttaattttacaaccCGTATTTCCTTTGGTGAGAGTTCAATTAGTTTAAGGGAACACGAAGGCGCGGCCGCATTCAGAGAAGCTCAGAGACACACACCCTGTCAAAACTAACAGAAACTCCTCTCATTATGAACTTTCTTTCTGTTACTAAAGGGTGGTTTTGGAATGAAAAGCGAAAACCCCTTCTCGTCTTCACCGCAAAGCACGCAGCAGGAAGGAAGCAGCCGAGGACGGGATGCTCACTGACACTAGGTCCAAAtatattcacactgaaaatatGTACATGATAAGCAGAGCAGTGAGAGACATTTGCAACAGGAAGGATCAAAGACAGCGCAGGTAATCTGCACAGTGTGATCTCCTGGGCTCACTGATATCTCCGACCACACTGGGTGAGTGAGCTGAATGTTTTGACAAGATCTCCCTGTTCTGTTAGCGGGAACTTTTTCAACTGTGAATCAAAAGCTTTTGATATGAAATGTCTTGGGCAGGGAATGGAAAGGGAGAGCAGGACCATCACAGCTTGCCAGCCTTTGATAGGGGAATAGGGAAATATCAAAGGTTTGGGACATAAAAGAAATacaggatttattttttttccccccatccaTACTATTTGTGACCCATGTGAGCTTAGATCCTGGTAACACCAGTAAAATCTAAAACACttggggcctgatttactaaaggtttgcgtttgtaaaaacgtgtgcaaacttgacagcacccgcaaaccaaagtgccagctgatctactaacagcgtgcaaagaggactgcgtctctcaaatgcgcaaaattgcacacgcaatccatttagtacttttgccctgatgaataatcaatatggggcgtacccgccagaaatcgctaaatactgggaggggaagatgcaaattgctccatttaccacgcgcaatgagatttaccaagcctgaaagttattgcgcgtattgtgattgcgtctgtatttaatacgtttgaaaggaaggtgctaatctgctgctgctgttattgtggcaaggaggcgacatacaaaatcaaagaatacgcagagagagagtctttattctgctgcatgctattttaaaaatggttgcacaagttttattggtgaaataggaaaattaagatgtgcaactcttctaaaggtgagacatgcatttaattgacttcatggcgccagccttggcgtttattattacgcaaatgtggaatgttttagtctgtctaatttcatcaaattaaatttggagattcaccgttcacatttttatgtgtatgcgttgtatgagagagagatggagagggcgagggagggagagacgtggcctgtacatcgttgttttttgtttttttgcagtttgggtgcacaatacacgtgtttgtgtgtgtattaaaaagagattttgcagtatgttgtgtaattgaaactggtttgctgtgatcgttgatggcaaactcatattaagcatttacattgctggttattatgtgccccccaattagatctgttctgccgccgactctgttttaacctcatctgccgttctttttgtcttataactgcatttattctatcgcagattttcttcgatattgcgtttcttttggtaatgtttaaatttctttgctgtagttcattaatgtgtttatttgcctcttccactaatatttgtaactccaccgcgtcaaatttcattttgcgcttgcgactatatcctgctttccatccagactctccatggcgcaaagtttgcgctcgcaaaccgtaagacgcgcaacacctcatttaaatactgaggtttgcacctgttatcaattgcgcacgcaatcttagttgatcacccgcaaaacacacaacaacagcacgcgcaaactttttcagtgcacacgcaatttagtactctttatttaggatcttagtaaatcgagCCCTTGGTATTTAACACCATTTTCTTATATTCtgtacaaaacaataaaaacaattgctGTCCTGAATCTGTTTCATCGCCCCCCCATCTGCGCCTACCGAGGCCATGTCTGTGTGTCGACATCGGGGGCATGGTGGACCACACTTTGCTGATGGGGTTGTAGCATTCCACCATGTTGGAGGTCTTGAGCCCATCTCTCCCACCAACTACATACAGCTTGTTGTCTATCACCGCCACGCCAAACTGCAGCCGCCGTCCGGTCATGACTCCGACCTGGACCCAGGTGTTTGTCCGCAAGTCGTACGTCTCTATAGTTGTAGAGCCTAGAATCCAAGCACAGCAAGTAACACGGTTTGAATAAAACATCTCACGGTGCGTTGTCACCCACTTTGTACGAGCTCTACCTTTGGTGGCGTCCATCCCTCCTACAGCGTACAGTGCACCCACGGTGGACTTTCTAGGTTTTGTCCTCGGACTCTGAAACATGGGACGTCGTTCGGGCAGCAGATGATACTTCATGGCTTCCATCAGCAGCTTTTGACATTCAAGATCATCAGAGAACATCTTGTTGTTTTCCAGGTCTGCAAGGAGCTACGTTATAAAGAAGAACATGAAAAAACGTTACCTCGTATTAAAAGAAATGCCTGAAAAATCATGCTTAGTGGTTATAAAATTCACATTATAACAAATGCACGATAAAGGATAAACTTGACTTCATATTAAAGATGTTTGAGAGATGGTTAATTTCATTTTAAGCATGATTTCTGGCTCTATGCTGCAGCTACGCACACAGCCCACATACAGGATCTACGTCACATCTGGCATTTATACGTGTCCGTTGCTGTTTGTCTCGCTCTGAATAGATTTTGAGTGCATTAAagtacatataaaataaactggcttaagtgctttttttttaaaataataacagtatTTGGTGTTCAGAAACTTGGGGGGTATTGATCTTATCTTAAAATGTTATGTTCATATTCCCAGACTACAGACAAAACTTTTCTTATTTCACCAGCAGGAACCCTTATTCTGGAAGCTCATAACTTCACACCACATAAATCACAGATGTGCAATACAATATATGTCTCACACAGAAGAAATCAATAGACGTTGACGAATGGATGAAGAATGGCGTCTGGTCAGTAACTCgtttgatggatgatgatggctgCATTTTAAAGTATGACGACGTCTGCAACAAATTTAACTTCTCAATTTAATTCCACTTCAACTCTCACTCCAGCCTCTTTTCTTT
Coding sequences within:
- the klhl4 gene encoding kelch-like protein 4 isoform X2; this translates as MNTNSSDEFFQAANHAEQTFRKMETYLQHKQLCDVLLIAGDHKIPAHRLVLSAVSDYFAAMFTSDVREAKQEEIKMEGVDPEALRSLVHFAYTGVLELKEETIESLLAAACLLQLSQVIQVCCSFLMKQLHPSNCLGIRSFADAQGCVDLLNVAHKYTMEHFLEVIQNQEFLLLPTAEIVKLLSSDDINVPDEETIFQALMMWVRYDVQHRQQDLGVLLSYIRLPLLPPQLLADLENNKMFSDDLECQKLLMEAMKYHLLPERRPMFQSPRTKPRKSTVGALYAVGGMDATKGSTTIETYDLRTNTWVQVGVMTGRRLQFGVAVIDNKLYVVGGRDGLKTSNMVECYNPISKVWSTMPPMSTHRHGLGIAVLEGPMYAVGGHDGWSYLNTVERWDPQARQWNYVASMSTPRSTMGVTALNGKLFAVGGRDGSSCLRSMECFDPHTNKWSMCAPMAKRRGGVGVATYNNFLYAVGGHDAPASNHCSRLSDFVERYDPKTDTWTTVSSLGVPRDAVGVCLLGDRLYAVGGYDGQSYLNTVESYDAQSNEWTEEVPLNIGRAGACVVVVKLP